One genomic region from Leguminivora glycinivorella isolate SPB_JAAS2020 chromosome 8, LegGlyc_1.1, whole genome shotgun sequence encodes:
- the LOC125229119 gene encoding uncharacterized protein LOC125229119 yields the protein MHTQVEVDQLLRQFWEIDEYAPNVKPLSQPEIQCEEHFKKTHTRNTDGRYEVRLPFKDEDAPNLGNSKPLALKRLHQMENKFKRRPEFHEEYSKFMRQYESLGHMEVVPEAEKNKRAYYLPHCAVIRDSSLTTKLRVVFDGSAKPVDGNSLNDELLIGPPLQQDIRDLVTRWRQHKYCLVADIQQMYRQILISKQDTDYQRILWRESSEEPIREYRLLTVTYGSSCAPYLAIRTLHQLAEDEREEFPEAELLKTDLYMDDLMTGSATEEDTQRLQSRLTELSI from the coding sequence ATGCACACACAAGTCGAAGTGGATCAGTTGCTGCGTCAGTTTTGGGAGATTGATGAATATGCACCAAACGTGAAGCCTCTGTCACAACCTGAGATACAGTGCGAAGAGCATTTTAAGAAAACTCACACTCGAAACACTGACGGTCGATACGAGGTTCGACTCCCCTTCAAGGACGAAGACGCTCCAAACTTGGGTAATTCCAAGCCACTTGCACTGAAGCGCTTACATCAGATGGAAAACAAGTTTAAGCGCAGACCCGAGTTCCACGAAGAATACAGCAAGTTCATGAGACAATATGAGTCACTCGGTCACATGGAGGTCGTTCCTGAAGCAGAGAAGAACAAGAGAGCTTATTACTTACCACATTGCGCTGTTATACGAGACTCGAGTCTCACTACGAAGCTGCGTGTAGTTTTCGACGGAAGTGCTAAACCTGTCGATGGAAACTCACTTAACGACGAGCTTCTCATCGGCCCACCACTGCAACAAGACATCCGTGATTTAGTTACTCGGTGGAGACAACACAAGTACTGTTTAGTAGCTGATATACAACAAATGTACCGACAGATACTTATATCCAAGCAAGACACCGATTACCAGAGAATCTTGTGGCGCGAGTCATCAGAAGAGCCGATTCGAGAATATCGGTTACTTACCGTCACATATGGCAGTTCATGTGCTCCATATCTTGCCATAAGAACTCTCCATCAACTTGCAGAGGATGAACGTGAAGAGTTTCCAGAAGCTGAACTTCTAAAAACCGATCTTTATATGGACGACTTGATGACGGGTTCAGCTACAGAAGAAGACACTCAACGGCTTCAAAGTCGTTTAACTGAACTAAGTATTTAA